In Flavobacteriaceae bacterium, the following proteins share a genomic window:
- a CDS encoding sigma-54-dependent Fis family transcriptional regulator, whose product MVLKNASILVVDDDVDVLTALRLLLKPLVKEVITEKNPSNILSQIGQTHFDIIILDMNFNGLVHTGNEGIFWLNKILKQQPDTSIILMTAYADIDLAIRGLKEGASDFLVKPWENEKMINIITTILNNKKTSASKKIAIRTDSTEIIGKSDVMKEVFVKLKKVAPTDANVLILGENGTGKDLIARALHEHSNRRNQPFIKVDVGALTTSLFESELFGYKKGAFTDAREDRIGRFEAANGGTLFLDEIGNISLDQQARLLSVLQNRQVIPLGSNTPVSIDIRLICATNIDLKTLANEQKFRKDLIYRINTVDIIVPPLRDRGTDITELSRYFVSLYTDKYHKNSFSFDSGFISKLKKHDFPGNVRELQYVLERAVIMTDGNILKPEDLVFSSIERTSQAKTDIETINLNLDAVEKNTILTVLEKNKGNISKSAKELGITRAALYRRLNKYEL is encoded by the coding sequence ATGGTATTAAAAAATGCAAGCATATTAGTTGTAGATGATGACGTTGACGTACTCACAGCATTACGATTGTTATTAAAACCCTTGGTAAAGGAAGTCATTACTGAAAAGAACCCCAGTAATATTTTATCCCAAATCGGACAGACTCATTTTGATATTATTATACTCGATATGAACTTCAACGGTCTAGTACATACAGGCAATGAAGGTATTTTTTGGCTAAATAAAATTCTGAAACAACAACCAGATACTTCTATTATTTTAATGACAGCCTATGCCGATATTGATTTGGCAATTAGAGGCTTAAAAGAAGGAGCTTCTGACTTTTTGGTAAAGCCCTGGGAGAACGAAAAAATGATCAATATCATCACTACGATATTAAACAATAAAAAAACAAGTGCATCCAAAAAAATAGCAATCCGTACAGATAGTACCGAAATTATTGGGAAAAGTGACGTGATGAAAGAGGTATTTGTAAAACTTAAAAAAGTGGCTCCTACCGATGCTAATGTATTGATTTTGGGTGAAAATGGCACTGGTAAAGATTTAATTGCACGAGCATTGCACGAGCATTCTAACAGACGTAATCAACCTTTTATTAAAGTAGATGTAGGTGCTTTAACAACTTCTTTGTTTGAAAGTGAATTATTTGGTTATAAAAAAGGAGCGTTTACAGATGCCAGAGAAGATAGAATAGGACGCTTTGAAGCTGCTAACGGAGGTACTCTTTTTTTAGATGAAATAGGGAATATAAGTCTCGACCAACAAGCTCGGTTATTATCAGTACTACAAAACAGACAAGTCATCCCTTTAGGGTCTAACACACCTGTTTCTATTGATATTCGCCTAATTTGTGCTACAAATATTGATCTTAAAACCTTAGCTAACGAGCAGAAATTTAGAAAAGATTTGATATATAGAATTAATACAGTAGATATTATTGTACCACCACTTAGAGACCGTGGCACAGACATTACTGAGTTATCAAGGTATTTTGTTTCACTTTATACCGATAAATATCACAAAAACTCTTTTTCTTTTGATTCAGGATTTATCTCAAAATTAAAGAAACACGATTTCCCCGGAAATGTGAGAGAGCTTCAATATGTATTGGAACGTGCAGTGATAATGACCGATGGTAACATTCTAAAACCTGAAGATTTGGTATTCTCTTCTATTGAACGTACTTCTCAAGCAAAAACTGATATTGAAACAATTAATTTAAATTTAGATGCTGTTGAAAAGAATACTATTCTTACTGTATTAGAAAAAAATAAAGGAAATATTTCAAAATCTGCCAAGGAATTGGGTATTACTCGAGCAGCTTTATACAGACGGTTAAACAAATATGAACTATAA
- a CDS encoding efflux RND transporter periplasmic adaptor subunit, with the protein MDVPIKKKRFSRQKLGFIGGIIAFIAVVVYIFIQTSGGTKLNVEKERISIYTVANDVFQENIPVNGIVLPITTIYLDALEGGRVEEKFVEDGAILKKGEPILRLSNTDLELSLVNQETSVYNLLTQMQISQNAARQNTINRQNQFTDVENGLTEAKRVYELNKKLYEKGAIGRQDYESSTNNYEYQKERMRLAKQVLAEDSISANLQVNQAKSSYVRTQSALELMRKKVGDLVVRAPIDGQLTSLDAEIGQSINKGTRLGQVDVTSGYKVRVDIDQHYISRIYTGQMGTVKVDNKLYALQIKKVFTQVDNGRFQVDMQFETDVPESIRRGQNLQIRLALSAEKEALLVAKGGFFQKTGGNWIFKVSEDGQTAYKVNIRLGSQNTEYYEIVEGLNPGDKVVTSSYDTFGDIEELILK; encoded by the coding sequence ATGGACGTACCCATTAAAAAGAAGAGATTTTCAAGACAAAAATTAGGATTTATAGGAGGTATTATAGCCTTTATTGCCGTAGTAGTTTATATTTTTATACAAACTTCGGGAGGGACTAAATTAAATGTAGAGAAAGAACGTATTTCTATTTATACGGTCGCCAATGATGTGTTCCAAGAAAACATCCCTGTTAATGGTATTGTATTACCAATTACCACAATTTATTTAGATGCGTTAGAGGGTGGAAGAGTTGAAGAAAAATTTGTCGAAGATGGGGCAATACTGAAAAAAGGAGAACCTATTTTAAGGTTATCAAATACCGATTTAGAATTAAGTCTAGTAAATCAGGAAACTTCTGTATATAATTTATTAACGCAGATGCAAATTTCGCAGAATGCAGCGCGGCAAAATACAATTAATCGTCAAAATCAATTTACTGATGTCGAAAATGGTCTTACTGAAGCAAAACGCGTATATGAGTTAAATAAAAAACTATACGAAAAAGGAGCCATTGGGCGTCAAGATTACGAATCTTCTACTAATAATTATGAATATCAAAAAGAGCGTATGCGATTAGCGAAACAGGTTTTAGCAGAAGATTCTATTTCGGCGAATCTACAAGTCAATCAAGCTAAAAGCTCGTATGTTAGAACACAAAGTGCTCTAGAATTGATGCGAAAAAAAGTAGGAGACTTGGTGGTACGTGCACCTATTGATGGACAACTTACTTCTTTAGATGCTGAGATTGGGCAGTCTATTAATAAAGGCACTAGGTTAGGTCAAGTTGACGTTACTAGTGGCTATAAAGTTAGGGTAGATATTGACCAGCATTACATTTCAAGAATTTATACAGGGCAAATGGGAACGGTTAAAGTAGATAACAAATTGTATGCATTACAAATTAAAAAAGTATTCACTCAGGTTGATAATGGACGTTTTCAGGTAGATATGCAATTTGAAACCGATGTTCCCGAAAGTATTCGTCGAGGGCAAAATTTACAAATACGCCTGGCATTAAGTGCAGAAAAAGAAGCACTATTAGTAGCTAAAGGCGGATTTTTTCAAAAAACTGGAGGAAATTGGATTTTTAAAGTGAGTGAAGATGGACAAACAGCTTATAAAGTAAATATACGATTAGGTAGTCAAAATACAGAATATTATGAAATTGTTGAAGGATTAAACCCTGGAGATAAAGTAGTAACTTCCAGCTATGATACCTTTGGAGATATAGAAGAACTGATTTTAAAATAG
- a CDS encoding ABC transporter ATP-binding protein, producing the protein MIQIKDLEKFYKTEEVQTIALNKLSFEVKEGEFVAIMGPSGCGKSTLLNIVGLLDDPDGGSFKFNGTEVSGYNERKRSELRKHNVGFVFQSFNLIDELTVFENVELPLIYTNVKPAERKKRVEAVLEKMQIMHRRNHFPQQLSGGQQQRVAVARAVVNNPKLILADEPTGNLDSTNGNEVMDLLIDLNEAGTTIIMVTHSEHDAKYSHRVIRMLDGQKVTENILV; encoded by the coding sequence ATGATACAGATTAAAGACTTAGAAAAGTTTTACAAGACTGAAGAGGTGCAGACCATTGCTTTAAACAAATTGTCCTTTGAAGTAAAGGAAGGCGAATTTGTTGCGATTATGGGACCTTCGGGTTGTGGAAAATCTACATTGTTAAATATCGTAGGCCTACTAGACGACCCAGATGGTGGTAGTTTTAAGTTTAACGGGACAGAAGTTTCGGGTTATAATGAACGTAAACGCTCCGAGCTCAGAAAGCATAATGTGGGCTTTGTATTCCAGAGTTTTAATTTGATTGATGAACTGACCGTATTCGAAAATGTAGAATTACCACTTATTTATACTAATGTAAAACCAGCAGAACGTAAAAAAAGAGTGGAAGCGGTTTTAGAAAAGATGCAAATTATGCATCGCCGCAATCACTTTCCACAACAGCTATCAGGAGGTCAACAGCAGCGTGTTGCTGTGGCGCGTGCTGTAGTCAATAATCCAAAATTGATTTTGGCCGATGAACCTACAGGAAACTTAGATAGTACCAATGGTAATGAAGTAATGGATTTATTGATTGATCTTAACGAAGCGGGAACCACTATTATAATGGTAACGCATAGTGAGCACGATGCAAAATACAGTCATCGAGTCATCAGAATGTTAGATGGACAAAAAGTAACCGAGAATATATTGGTATAG
- a CDS encoding class A beta-lactamase-related serine hydrolase, producing the protein MCVFLFITNSSAFKEVKEAKEVITASVPAHSKEEPRILIERYPEKRTKDVRHKLDSLLKRINKRHDFHGSILVAKNNKILYENQIGFADFKKKTLINEKSVFQLASVSKQFTAAAIMILNERCEIKLTDTINTYFPNFPYEGVTIENLLNHTAGLPKYFWVAEHKWHQKKAPVNSEMMELLESSNVQRFFKPGRNFDYSNTGYFVLASIVEKVSGTSFGSFLKKNIFETLQMENSYVYSFENDSIKENQLDGYRLYRGWRHLKIRSTVNDAIVGDKNVYTTIEDLFKWTLGLNTGRLLTKESLNLMYSKGETIYGRKVPYGFGFRIDTREQKSIYHHGKWNGFSTGLTRYLEDDLVVIVLEHSSYNAIKSLNKKIKKIVVENFGT; encoded by the coding sequence ATTCTTCAGCATTTAAGGAAGTAAAGGAAGCAAAAGAAGTAATTACAGCATCTGTTCCAGCTCATTCAAAAGAGGAACCCCGCATTTTAATAGAGAGATATCCCGAAAAGAGGACAAAAGATGTACGCCATAAATTAGATTCATTATTAAAACGTATTAATAAGAGACATGATTTTCACGGATCGATTTTAGTAGCAAAAAATAATAAAATCTTGTATGAAAATCAGATAGGTTTTGCAGATTTTAAAAAGAAAACTCTTATAAATGAAAAATCTGTATTTCAATTAGCTTCAGTAAGCAAGCAGTTTACTGCTGCAGCTATTATGATACTTAATGAGAGATGCGAAATTAAACTTACTGATACTATAAATACCTATTTCCCAAACTTTCCTTATGAAGGAGTGACTATTGAAAATCTTTTAAATCATACCGCTGGATTGCCAAAATATTTTTGGGTAGCTGAGCATAAATGGCATCAAAAAAAAGCACCTGTAAACAGCGAAATGATGGAGTTACTAGAGTCAAGTAATGTGCAGCGATTCTTTAAACCAGGACGTAATTTTGATTATTCGAATACAGGTTATTTTGTTTTGGCTTCTATTGTAGAAAAAGTTTCTGGAACATCATTTGGTTCTTTTTTGAAAAAAAACATTTTCGAAACACTACAGATGGAAAACTCATATGTGTATAGTTTTGAAAATGATAGTATTAAAGAAAACCAATTAGATGGATATCGATTGTATAGAGGATGGAGGCATTTGAAAATTAGAAGTACAGTAAATGATGCTATTGTTGGTGATAAAAATGTATATACTACTATAGAAGATTTGTTTAAATGGACTCTAGGGTTAAATACTGGAAGATTATTGACAAAAGAATCATTAAATCTTATGTATTCAAAAGGAGAAACCATTTACGGAAGAAAAGTACCGTATGGTTTTGGATTTAGGATTGACACTAGAGAGCAAAAAAGTATCTATCATCACGGTAAATGGAATGGATTTAGTACAGGACTTACAAGATATTTGGAAGACGATCTAGTAGTTATCGTTTTAGAACACAGTAGTTATAATGCTATAAAATCACTTAATAAAAAAATAAAGAAAATTGTTGTTGAAAATTTCGGAACTTAA
- a CDS encoding ABC transporter permease, whose translation MIKNYIKIAWRNLLKNKVYSFINISGLAIGMAATMLIGLWIFDELSYNNYFKDKATIAQVLQNETNNGETDTGPAIPRPLEFALRENYNDDFKHIVMSSWEDPRYLSYKEVNINRLGFSMQEAAPDLLNLEIVEGVRDGLEEKNSIMLSVSTAKSLFGDDSAVGKIIKVNNQSDVVVTGVYKDIPENNSFSDMDYLMPWEHYIDRGWINAAKDAWGNSSFQMFVQINENTTMEAVTSKIIDVKKVGDPGEAQFNPEMFLAPMEDWYLRDNFENGVQSGGRIENVWLFGIIGLFVLLLACINFINLSTARSEKRATEVGIRKSIGSQRGQLIFQFLSESFLIVVLSFILALGIVLLFLNGFNNLASKSIVFPWTNPIFWLISILFVIITAILAGSYPALYLSSFNPVTVLKGTFKAGRYSSLPRKVLVVSQFTISIALIIGTLVVMNQIQFSKDRPTGYDKEGLIQIPVLSSQFIGKHETMRNQFIASGGAIKMTTMSSPTTDVWSNRSGYTWEGKPKGFQEDFAHTSVNYDFIETLGLKLIAGRGFSREFATDSTAVILNETAVKYMGIQNPVGKYIRDSDPNDPRPEPPHKIIGVVEDMIVQSPYSPVKQALYAFDINQSISFYNLRLNPDNSISQNIGIIESVFKKNFPDTPFSFQFVDEQYGKKFRSEERIASLAKVFTALAIFISCLGLFGLASFVAEQRTKEIGVRKVLGASISQLWVLLSKDFITLVVIALLIASPIAYYIMGQWLQKFSYRTSVTIDVFAIACFGALIITLITVSFQAIKAAISNPVKSLRTE comes from the coding sequence ATGATTAAAAATTATATAAAAATAGCGTGGAGGAATCTACTTAAAAATAAAGTGTATTCATTTATTAATATCTCTGGTCTAGCTATTGGTATGGCAGCAACAATGCTAATAGGGCTTTGGATTTTTGATGAACTTAGTTATAATAACTACTTTAAAGATAAAGCAACTATTGCTCAAGTATTACAAAATGAAACTAATAATGGAGAAACTGATACTGGTCCTGCAATCCCAAGACCATTAGAATTTGCATTACGAGAAAACTATAATGATGATTTTAAACATATTGTGATGTCTTCTTGGGAAGATCCTAGATACTTAAGTTATAAGGAAGTTAATATTAATAGACTAGGATTCTCTATGCAAGAGGCTGCGCCAGATTTATTGAATTTAGAAATTGTTGAAGGAGTTAGGGATGGATTAGAAGAAAAGAATTCAATTATGTTATCTGTATCTACAGCTAAGTCATTATTTGGAGATGACTCAGCAGTGGGTAAAATTATTAAGGTGAATAATCAAAGTGATGTGGTAGTCACAGGGGTTTATAAAGATATTCCAGAAAATAATTCATTTAGTGATATGGATTATTTAATGCCTTGGGAACATTACATTGATCGTGGATGGATTAATGCAGCCAAGGATGCATGGGGAAATAGTTCTTTCCAAATGTTTGTTCAAATTAACGAAAACACAACAATGGAAGCTGTAACCTCTAAGATTATAGATGTAAAAAAAGTAGGAGATCCAGGTGAAGCTCAATTTAATCCTGAGATGTTTTTAGCTCCTATGGAAGATTGGTATCTAAGAGATAATTTTGAAAATGGAGTACAATCAGGCGGGCGTATTGAAAATGTATGGTTGTTTGGAATAATAGGACTTTTTGTTCTATTATTAGCATGTATAAATTTTATAAATTTAAGTACAGCGCGTTCAGAAAAAAGAGCCACAGAGGTAGGTATTAGAAAATCAATAGGCTCACAACGGGGACAACTTATTTTTCAATTCTTGAGTGAATCTTTTTTAATAGTTGTTTTATCATTTATATTAGCTTTAGGTATTGTATTACTATTTTTAAATGGATTTAATAATTTAGCTAGTAAATCTATAGTATTTCCTTGGACTAATCCGATTTTTTGGTTAATTTCAATATTATTCGTAATAATTACAGCAATTCTGGCAGGCAGTTATCCTGCACTGTACTTATCATCTTTCAACCCTGTTACAGTTTTAAAAGGCACTTTTAAAGCAGGGAGGTATTCTTCTTTACCACGTAAAGTTTTAGTTGTATCACAGTTTACCATATCAATAGCATTAATCATAGGCACGTTGGTGGTGATGAATCAAATACAGTTTAGTAAAGACAGACCTACAGGATATGATAAAGAAGGGTTAATTCAAATACCAGTATTAAGCTCTCAGTTTATAGGTAAGCACGAGACGATGCGTAATCAATTTATTGCATCTGGTGGAGCTATAAAAATGACAACAATGAGTAGCCCTACTACAGATGTATGGTCTAATCGGAGTGGATATACTTGGGAAGGAAAGCCAAAAGGATTTCAAGAAGATTTTGCACACACATCTGTTAACTATGATTTTATAGAAACATTAGGATTAAAGTTAATTGCAGGTAGAGGGTTCTCTCGCGAATTTGCTACAGATTCTACTGCGGTTATTCTTAATGAAACAGCAGTAAAATATATGGGAATTCAAAACCCAGTAGGCAAGTATATTAGGGATTCAGATCCTAATGACCCAAGACCTGAACCGCCTCATAAGATTATAGGTGTTGTTGAAGATATGATTGTACAATCACCTTATAGTCCTGTAAAGCAAGCATTGTATGCTTTTGATATAAATCAGAGCATCAGTTTCTATAATTTAAGATTAAATCCGGATAATAGTATTAGTCAAAATATAGGCATTATTGAGAGTGTTTTTAAAAAGAATTTTCCAGATACACCTTTTAGTTTTCAATTTGTAGATGAGCAATATGGTAAAAAGTTTAGATCGGAAGAGCGCATTGCTAGTTTGGCTAAAGTATTTACTGCATTAGCAATTTTTATTAGCTGCTTAGGACTTTTTGGATTAGCATCTTTTGTAGCAGAACAGCGTACTAAAGAAATAGGGGTCAGAAAGGTTTTGGGCGCCTCTATTAGTCAGCTATGGGTATTATTATCAAAAGACTTTATAACACTTGTAGTTATAGCACTTTTAATAGCATCACCTATCGCTTATTATATTATGGGGCAATGGTTGCAGAAATTTAGTTATCGTACATCGGTAACAATAGATGTTTTTGCTATAGCCTGTTTTGGCGCTTTAATAATTACTTTAATCACTGTAAGTTTTCAAGCGATAAAAGCTGCAATATCAAATCCTGTTAAATCATTGCGTACAGAATAA
- a CDS encoding sensor histidine kinase: MNYKGYIFRLFFRIFLLVGLCLGLIYAINLNHTLAIILISIGLLYITTNTYSFVKRRFSAMDDFFEAVKYRDFSRWFPEDKGPKDIRFLYTGFNEINRTIKEINADNQTQYVYLQKILEMVDIGIIAYNIESGDVLWSNDSFSDTLDLPSFKNVRFVESRKPELFNIIFETYHREPISTSIALQNESIKILISDTVFQVKDDAFKLIVIQNIDDTLNQNESESWKKLLSVMTHEIMNSIAPISSLADTLQKNLQLAIEQPKESHLELGDLNSGFKTIKNRSEGLLKFAKTYRSLHKVNHLNLQKIRVSELFNNIQLLMEPSIASKHIDIDFKIETPKLELDIDNHLIEQVLINLILNAVDACKGQDNAHIKVIAIELSNRDIAIKVIDNGSGIPKGILENIFVPFFTSKTTGSGIGLSLCKQIMLLHKGKITVKSIENEGSVFSLVF; this comes from the coding sequence ATGAACTATAAGGGATATATTTTTCGACTTTTTTTTAGAATTTTCCTCTTAGTTGGTTTATGTCTCGGATTGATCTATGCTATTAACCTTAATCATACTTTAGCTATCATTCTTATTAGCATAGGGCTTTTGTATATCACTACAAACACCTATTCTTTTGTAAAACGTCGTTTTTCGGCTATGGATGATTTTTTTGAAGCTGTTAAGTATCGTGATTTTTCAAGGTGGTTTCCAGAGGATAAAGGGCCAAAAGATATCCGATTTTTGTATACCGGTTTTAACGAAATTAATCGAACTATAAAGGAGATAAATGCCGATAATCAGACGCAATATGTATACCTCCAAAAAATATTGGAAATGGTAGACATTGGCATTATTGCTTATAATATTGAATCTGGTGATGTACTATGGTCTAATGACTCGTTTAGTGACACTTTAGATTTGCCTTCTTTTAAAAATGTTCGTTTTGTTGAAAGCAGAAAACCCGAATTGTTTAACATAATATTTGAAACATATCATAGAGAACCTATTTCTACCTCAATTGCACTTCAAAATGAAAGTATTAAAATATTGATATCAGATACTGTTTTTCAGGTTAAAGACGATGCTTTTAAACTTATTGTTATTCAAAATATTGATGATACACTAAATCAAAATGAATCGGAATCCTGGAAAAAATTATTGAGTGTAATGACTCATGAAATCATGAATTCTATAGCCCCTATTTCTTCATTAGCCGATACATTACAGAAAAATTTACAATTGGCAATTGAGCAACCTAAAGAATCACACTTAGAATTGGGAGATCTCAACTCAGGATTTAAAACTATTAAAAACAGAAGTGAAGGGCTCCTAAAATTCGCAAAAACATACCGAAGTTTACATAAGGTCAATCATTTAAATTTACAAAAAATACGGGTTTCTGAATTGTTTAATAATATTCAGTTATTAATGGAGCCTTCCATAGCTTCTAAACATATTGATATCGATTTTAAAATTGAAACTCCTAAGTTAGAACTGGATATTGACAATCATCTTATTGAACAGGTATTAATTAACCTCATTTTAAATGCTGTTGACGCCTGTAAAGGTCAAGACAATGCGCATATAAAAGTGATAGCTATTGAGCTCTCCAATAGGGATATCGCTATTAAAGTGATTGACAATGGTTCTGGTATCCCTAAAGGAATTTTAGAAAATATTTTTGTTCCTTTCTTTACCAGCAAAACTACAGGTAGTGGGATCGGTCTCAGTCTTTGCAAACAAATTATGTTACTTCACAAAGGGAAAATAACGGTAAAAAGTATTGAAAACGAAGGTTCAGTTTTTAGCTTGGTGTTTTAA
- a CDS encoding ABC transporter permease gives MFKNYFKIAWRNIMKHKVFSFINVIGLTIGLSASFVIGLMIYYDYTFDTFHEDADRIYRVVTDFEDSDTKYNNSGITLALKDVIADDPNFESIAEFYVETPSKVENRSEDIKINWPQFVIYATPEYFDILSYKFLAGDKTALNQPNKVILTEQRAKNYFPRTSLENIIGKTLIYNDSINISVAGVVENFKNRSDFVFQEFVSHATISQTRLRDQFINKRWGNTNSASQLLIKMKAVTDVDIVQKRLNDLALEHTSEAMKERGSKRWYKLQPLSDIHFNEDYKIFDWTKGQASKLLLRNLALVAIFLLLLGCINFINLNTAQASQRAKEIGIRKTLGSSRKQLIYQFIGETFILVLCSAILSLILSRWLIHVFSDFVPQDLSFELFKTPLIIMSIVVLLLIVTLLSGFYPALVLSKFNTVSILKNNIAVGERKVRLRKFLTIFQFTIAQIFIIGTLLVGRQINYLLNKDMGFKTDAVVSVYSPRSEGELLKKERFVEKLNTIPEINSVSLGGTPPASVSTSTSIYAHLNEGKQVNTTVHFIYGDTNYHNVFEIDLLAGRIYRNDTIKELVINERYSKILGYTNPEDAIGKSVYDNNGQLSIVGVMADFHQRSLKEDIEPMALIGDWYRSIFGFSQFMGVHIALNNETPQNLKITLSKIKEAYASVYTEIDDYRLEFMDETVATFYNREQKISKLLNWATGLSILISCLGLLGLVIYTTNRRVKEIGVRKVLGASLLQLNTLLCKEFLILVAIAFVLAVPVAWYGVYYWLQDFAYKSSISFWVFIIGGIAMISFALLVISIKTLQAANTNPVNSLRSE, from the coding sequence ATGTTTAAGAATTACTTTAAAATAGCATGGCGAAACATAATGAAACACAAAGTGTTTTCATTTATAAATGTCATAGGGTTAACCATAGGTTTAAGTGCCTCATTTGTTATTGGTTTAATGATCTATTACGATTATACCTTTGATACGTTTCATGAAGATGCTGATCGTATTTATAGGGTGGTTACAGATTTTGAAGATTCAGATACTAAATATAATAATAGTGGTATTACGCTAGCTTTAAAAGATGTTATTGCTGATGATCCAAATTTTGAATCTATTGCAGAGTTTTATGTGGAAACACCTTCTAAAGTTGAAAACAGATCAGAAGATATAAAAATCAATTGGCCTCAGTTTGTCATCTATGCTACACCTGAGTATTTTGATATTCTTAGTTATAAATTTTTAGCAGGTGATAAAACAGCTTTAAATCAACCTAATAAAGTTATACTAACGGAACAAAGGGCTAAAAATTATTTTCCAAGAACATCACTTGAGAATATTATTGGTAAAACCTTGATTTATAATGATTCTATTAATATATCTGTAGCGGGTGTGGTAGAAAATTTTAAAAATCGTAGTGATTTTGTATTTCAAGAATTTGTGTCACATGCTACAATATCGCAAACGCGATTGCGAGATCAATTTATAAATAAACGTTGGGGAAACACAAATTCAGCTTCGCAATTATTGATAAAAATGAAAGCTGTAACAGATGTTGATATTGTTCAAAAACGATTGAATGATTTAGCGTTAGAACACACTAGTGAAGCAATGAAAGAGCGAGGGAGTAAGCGTTGGTACAAATTACAACCTTTGAGCGATATCCATTTTAATGAAGATTATAAGATTTTTGATTGGACTAAAGGACAAGCAAGTAAATTACTACTACGAAATCTAGCTTTAGTTGCTATATTTCTTTTGCTTTTAGGCTGTATTAACTTTATCAACCTTAATACAGCACAAGCCTCACAACGTGCAAAAGAGATAGGGATTCGTAAAACTTTAGGGAGTTCTAGAAAACAACTCATCTATCAGTTTATAGGAGAGACATTTATATTAGTATTATGTTCTGCTATACTATCATTGATATTATCTAGATGGTTGATTCATGTATTTTCAGACTTTGTACCTCAAGATTTAAGTTTTGAATTGTTTAAAACCCCATTAATTATCATGAGCATTGTTGTTTTACTTCTAATAGTAACTTTATTATCAGGGTTTTATCCTGCTTTAGTATTATCAAAATTCAATACCGTTTCCATATTAAAAAATAATATAGCAGTTGGAGAGAGAAAAGTGAGATTACGTAAGTTTTTAACCATATTTCAATTTACTATTGCTCAAATCTTTATAATAGGAACACTGTTAGTAGGCAGGCAAATTAATTACCTGTTAAATAAAGATATGGGCTTTAAAACAGATGCTGTTGTATCGGTATATAGTCCTAGATCTGAAGGTGAGTTATTAAAAAAAGAACGTTTTGTAGAAAAACTTAATACTATACCAGAAATTAATAGTGTTAGTTTAGGTGGTACTCCTCCTGCATCTGTATCTACAAGTACAAGTATATATGCACATTTAAATGAAGGAAAACAAGTTAATACAACAGTCCACTTTATTTATGGAGATACCAATTATCATAATGTTTTTGAAATCGATTTATTAGCAGGTAGAATATATCGTAATGACACAATTAAAGAATTAGTAATTAATGAGAGGTATAGTAAAATTTTAGGATATACTAATCCAGAAGATGCTATAGGAAAATCAGTATATGATAATAACGGACAATTGTCTATTGTTGGGGTTATGGCAGATTTTCATCAACGTTCTTTAAAAGAAGATATTGAGCCTATGGCTTTAATAGGTGATTGGTATAGATCTATTTTTGGGTTCAGTCAATTTATGGGAGTTCATATTGCTTTAAATAATGAAACACCACAAAATTTAAAAATAACACTTTCTAAAATTAAAGAGGCTTATGCTTCTGTGTATACTGAAATCGATGATTATCGTCTAGAGTTTATGGATGAAACTGTGGCTACATTTTACAATAGAGAACAAAAAATATCTAAACTTTTAAATTGGGCAACAGGTTTGTCTATACTTATTAGTTGTTTAGGGCTTTTAGGCTTGGTCATTTATACAACGAATCGTCGTGTAAAAGAAATTGGGGTGCGTAAAGTTTTAGGAGCATCACTGTTACAGTTAAATACACTTTTATGTAAAGAGTTTTTAATACTCGTTGCTATAGCATTTGTATTGGCTGTGCCAGTAGCTTGGTATGGTGTGTATTATTGGTTACAGGACTTTGCTTATAAATCAAGTATTAGTTTTTGGGTGTTTATTATTGGAGGTATTGCAATGATAAGTTTTGCATTATTGGTAATTAGTATAAAAACATTACAAGCAGCTAATACCAATCCAGTAAACTCGTTGAGATCAGAATAA